In one Haloplanus salinus genomic region, the following are encoded:
- a CDS encoding DUF309 domain-containing protein, which produces MDDHTRDDTVGPPTSGDPTGWDNGRGPSNGWEHGTLRRAVIHGVRLYNAGEYHEAHDCFEAEWYNYGSGSTESAFLHGMVQVAAGAYKHVDFENDDGMRSLFETALQYLHGVPGDYYGVNVDDVRTTLQAALNDPDALDGWKIELDGDCPVAVDRDREYAERLE; this is translated from the coding sequence ATGGACGATCACACCCGAGACGACACTGTAGGCCCCCCAACCTCGGGAGATCCCACCGGGTGGGATAACGGCCGTGGACCGTCTAACGGGTGGGAACACGGGACGCTCCGACGAGCAGTAATTCATGGGGTGCGCCTCTACAACGCCGGCGAGTACCATGAGGCGCATGATTGTTTCGAAGCAGAGTGGTACAACTACGGGAGCGGGTCGACGGAAAGCGCCTTCCTTCACGGGATGGTCCAAGTTGCCGCGGGCGCCTACAAACACGTCGACTTCGAGAACGACGACGGTATGCGCTCGCTGTTCGAGACGGCGCTCCAGTATCTCCACGGCGTGCCCGGCGACTACTACGGTGTGAACGTCGACGACGTTCGCACGACACTACAGGCTGCCCTCAACGATCCGGACGCACTCGATGGCTGGAAAATCGAACTCGATGGCGACTGTCCCGTTGCGGTGGACCGCGACCGTGAGTACGCCGAGCGGCTGGAGTGA
- a CDS encoding protein-tyrosine phosphatase family protein: protein MYNFAPAAEDERIVFGACRPNHPRRAPPDSSVDDWVRYMQERDVERVCCLLDETQLSEYDNPLDTYAAAFGEDRVTHAPIEDFSVVDRRTLHETILPFLDASAVASERVVVHCSAGSGRTGHVLALWLAHDRGCSIEDAVTEVRRMGRRPLEAASRADLRALL from the coding sequence ATGTACAATTTCGCTCCGGCGGCCGAGGACGAACGGATCGTCTTCGGCGCCTGTCGTCCGAATCACCCACGACGAGCGCCACCGGACAGTTCGGTCGACGATTGGGTGCGATATATGCAGGAACGAGACGTCGAACGCGTCTGCTGTCTGCTCGACGAGACACAGCTGAGCGAGTACGACAATCCCCTCGACACCTACGCGGCGGCGTTCGGTGAAGATCGCGTGACGCACGCGCCGATCGAGGATTTCAGCGTCGTCGATCGACGGACGCTCCACGAGACGATCCTCCCGTTTCTCGACGCGTCGGCCGTCGCTTCGGAACGAGTCGTCGTCCACTGTTCGGCGGGCTCGGGTCGAACGGGACACGTGCTGGCGCTCTGGCTAGCACACGATCGAGGCTGTAGCATCGAGGACGCCGTCACCGAAGTACGTCGAATGGGACGTCGACCGCTCGAGGCCGCGAGTAGGGCAGACTTGCGCGCGTTGCTGTAG